CACAATCATTTGCTCGCTCGCTCGCTCActcactttctctctgtcttgcacaaacacacacacacacacacacacacgcatagacacaaacagagacacGCACACACTGGACTAAAGTGGTCCCCTTCAGACACATTAGACTGAGGGAGGGTGGGGCGCCAGTAAAGATTTCTTAATGGGCTCTGCCGTCCTCTCTTCCATCTGCCTTGATGATAAACACACAGCTCCTCAACATTAGCCTGATGCGCATCAAAGCCTTCACcattttattcctctttattttccaacaaaacaacacttcTAACACTTTTCCACAGGAGCTGGAGATCCACAGAGTGAGGACTTAACACATGGACCAAACCATCAGGAGTATTTTGTAACAGTAATGGAGATGGGAACAAAAAAGTAGGAAGAAAATTCTCTTGACACTGGATTTCTTGGAAGCAAATCTTTTGGATGCCTGGTCACTGTCAGAGCGCATGGGGAGCGCACTCCGTGGGATTGTTTACGTGTGAGTGACACTATCCAGCCCGTCACAGCCACACAGTAACCTCAGAGACAGTTGACAGTCCTGGAGGAGGATGCCTTCCCTGCACCATGGAGCAATCTTCATGGGAGCCTTCCTCATCGTGACCGGGGGTTCCACAGCCTTCCTGGCCTCGTACCAGAGCCGCCTGCAGGCTTTCTCCCTCTGCTGTGTGGTGCTGGGGGTCTTCCTGCTTATTCTGGGGCTATTTTGGGCTATGAATAGCAAAAGTGCCGTGAACTACAACCACAGGGAGTACGACTCGGAGTGCCCGCATTATCCATACAACGACTACACCAACTACCCAGCCCTGTTCAGTCCCCCGGGTGGCCGATTCCCAGAGTCCCAGTCAGTGTTTCTGCCCAGGTGGGTGAAGGAAAAATTTTCTCAGCTTAGATATTAATTGCTTTACATTGTTCAGTCTGTCGTTGTATAACTACTTTTTGTTATGTTGTTGCCAGAAACCAGAATCTAGAGTCCAACTATTGATCATGGATTTTGTAAACTAAAtagaaaaatcctaaaattaacCCCTCTTAACTCCTTTAGTTTATGTAACTGTCCGCTTTGCCATATGGTCCAGTTTATTCTTTCCAGTGCAGCACATTTAATAAAGGTTAATGAATCCGTTTCCTGTGTCATTTAGAGACAGAGCTGTTCATTCACACAAATGGATGTTCAAAAGGCTTGAACACTGACCTCAACCACTGCAGCCTTTCAGGGGAAACATCCtcttttacattcattttcacCCAATATCACATGTTGGGCTCTTCTAAGTTAAAGATAAAGATGCCATCTTCCATTTTGCAGGCCGCACTTGATCATCAGTGGCACtataaaaaaagcaagaaacagaGTTATGTCAAAATAGTCagtacaaaatgaaaaggttAATATAGTTATACATTATATTAgtgatttgtttttgaaaaaggGACTTACTTGCTTTCAAACATGTTAAATGACAATCTCTCAGGAAACcaggaaatgttttaattagCTCAGCgtgaagactggaaacaggggAAAACAGCTCACTAATACCACTTTCATACTGTATGAGAGACAGATTTAGTGACGTGTGCTCATCCTGGGTTGGATGCATTCATACAGCATATTTGCATACGTCACCACTGATCCGGAGCATTGAATGCATATGAAGACAGATGAACCTTCTGTGACGTCAACTAAAGGTTTCCTGAAGGGTGGTTTTGTAACTCAGTGTGATAGCACCAGTTGTCACCATCTtgcctgtgtgtttgctgtttgtgtcaaTCTAACCCAAACCCAGTCTAATCTGAAGTTACCTCTCCCTTCATTACGCATAAATTTAAGACTTAATATTTTTGGGAACTAGCCTCTAGTGGCCATTTAAGGAACTGCAGCTTTTAGCACTCCCACACTGGCTTTGATCTATTACAATGGTTGGGTTTGTTTTCAGCCATACAAGCAGCTTGGTCTGTAAGTCCACTACTTTGATCTAGACTGAAAATATCTTTCTAGTGATTCGATGAATTAAGAAGAAATTTTGCACAAACCACCATAATTTCAGAGGATTTATCCTAAAGTCTTCAGATAATTTTCTTGTTGCTCCACCATGAAGTTGACATTTGTAGGTTTGAGTGACACTAGTACAGCAACCGCTGTCACTGCttaaacttttcttcttctttcgaTCCATGACATCACACACGTTGTCTTTGATGATACTGCCTAGCAACAACAAGACTTGACTCCACCCACAGGCAGCCAAAGGACCACTGGGGGCACTGTTGTGAAGgaataacagaaaacaactcTCATTAGCCAAAATATGAAGACTATTCAGCCAAATGATTTCAAACACTCCACTTTCTTGTGTTCCTGCCAATACACCCTCCATGTTTGGAGTAAATCACATGGATGATTGTCAAGAGAAGTGAAGGACAGACggactgacagacacacacatataactTCATTATATAGAGAGATAAACTGGTCAAATATTGAGAAAGAAACCCTGTGTATACAGAATAAAGCTCGGCTACAGACACAATAAGGCTTTTGGTCATCCCACAGAGCCAGGATGTCCATTATACCTGAGGGAAACTCTGTTCCTGTATCTGGTAGGAAACAGGACTACTTACAGATTATGACTCTATCTGCTAATTAGCATCTGGTCTCTGCAACCTCTGATACCTCAGAACTATACTGCACATATCGATTTGTGTTGCCACATGCCTACTCTCAATTTCTTGCTTTTCTCGAGTGCAGGACGATGGAACGCCACAGGCATGGTGCTCGTGGTGAGGATTTCGACTACCCTCCCATGGACTCTGGTGGTTTCAGTCCAACGCCTCACCCTCCTCCATGGCTGGGACCCCCGCCTCCCTATGAGGTTGCCATCAAGACCACATGCAGCTCTACACACCTGCGACGTGCATACTCAGACACACACCTGGCAACAGAGCCGCTGTTTGGACAGTCGAGAGAGATCAGCTTTGAGGTTTGACTTTGGACGATGATGACGCCTCGCCTGTCTGCACATCAAACCAAAAGATAAATAGGCACAAGACTCTGGCTTTAACTCAGATTGTACAGGAGATTTCATTTGACAGCAGCAAACTTTGTCTCTCATTTGAAGCATGCTTCCTTCTTGGCTCCAGCATGCTCTTCCTGTGCTCCCTAGATACGACCCAAGTGTTAGCACACACTCAAATATACGGTGAAATTAAAGGTACATCAAGCTAATTTCAGCATTATCGGACCGAAATGAAGCACCAAGACATTTCATATACTAGTTCTGACAATTTCTATATAGCTCCTATCATGCCATCATGTTACATTTTCCTTTGATGCTGTTGCCTAGCACATGTGATGACTCAGGTTCTGCCCAAAGGCAACCAAAGACCCACTGAGGACCCCAAAACGATCACCGAAATGACTTCAAACCTATAACTGCACTTCCCTAGATCCCcagcaacacaaccacaaagtcTGAAGTAGATCTGATTAACGGTTGTTGGGGCCCACAATGAGCAACCATGTCACTGTGTCTTGATGAACATTATTCAAGTGCTCGAATCTCCACTGACAGTTTGTGACAACATTCTTCCATCACCTGGAAATATTCATCTGGGTTAAACCTAAACTTGTATACCACACGGGATTTCAAGAAgcagtttgttatttttggaAACCAGggttattttctttcttgtcaATAATCAAATAAGAATATGTATAGTAAATATAAAGATGCCAGGAGGCAGTTAGCTTAGCGTAGCATGGCTTTGTCCAAAGGCGACATAATCTACCTACTAGGTAGGTCATAGCACAATGTATCTCATTGGTTCCAGGTTACATGCTAGACTATTTTGTAGCTAAATTCAGTGATGTGCATCTTTTATGCGAAGTAAAGCTAACACAGGCCAGACACTTCaaatacacaaagacacaaagcagcagagGTGTAGATTTGAGGTTATTATAACTTCAGGTTTAACTCTGGGTTTTCGGTACTACGACGGATTAATTTCATACCAGAGGTCTCCCAGATATAGACcaagaataaaaatgttaataataataacaatgtacAGGAGAgtgaataaaaagagaaaaaaacaaaaacagtaaataagGTCTGCATATGTTGGTGTCCATCTCTTAATCTTAGGACTGTGTAACTTTTAACCTTTAATCTCTGTAAAGATAAGCTTAGACACCCTTGAGGTGTaataaacatcttttttttgctCACAGAACAGTTGATGGTGACATAATTGCTTCCATATGCTGCAACAATTGCTTAAATACACTTCAGATTTGTTTCCTAATGCACCTACTCTGGCTGGCATAGAGGTACAGTACCATTAACACTTTTGTCTGACAGCAAGAGGGCTGGAGGGTGAAGATATTCAGGGAGAAATAGAGTTTTTGGTTGGCTTATTTCCATTCTGTGCAATAGCAATTCAAACAGTGCTGACGCGAACAGAACTTAATACATGTCCACACATACATGTCCTGTTACTTCTTCCATTACACTGAGGAGCAGAGGCATCAGAATTTTTAGCCTTTTAATTGGTCAACATGGCTTTAGGGTGAGGAATATTTCTCCATTTGTTGGTCTGGAATGTGATTCCATTGTGTGATTTCCTTTTCAAGTGGATGGAGTGTTTTTGGGATCAGGGAGgataaaaaacatttcagaaaacacaataacatgTACGTGTGGACTTGGGGTGTATACTTGGCGCTTGATAAAAAGGCAGAAATTAAGATCATGCTAACCTGCTGTACTCAAGTTCGTTTAAGGACACcagttgccatggtaacagaaAGACTCAGGAAATCCAGGATTTCCTATAATTTGAGTTCAACAGATAAGGATAATTCTCCTCTCTGGGATTCAAACCATGCAGCCGTTCTCTGAAAATGGCAGGCTTGAGATCGTGAACAAATGTTTCCCTCATCTTTCAGTTTGTGTCCCACACATGTACTCATCAGCTTGTTGAAAGCAAGGGAACGATGACTCATCTGACCATGTGAGTTTTTCCACTGCAGCTCTCTAGCAACACCGCCTGTGCTTTAAGTGTCACAACTGTAACCATAAAATCGCTGTATTTTAAAGGATCGGATTGCTGTTTTTGcatttccagattttttttgtgtgttttatcctTCCTTCGAGCCCCTGTTCCTAAAGCATCTATTTGGCTATATGGGAATCAATTTGCAGACCCCTTAAAGTTGTTTCTCTTTCAGTGTGAGACTTTCAGGTGCTGCCTGGAATCTACAACTTTCAAGATGTGAGGGCTGGTTGACCTAAATGCACTCAATTTTTATAAGTCAAATACGGAAATTCAAACAAGAAAGTAGTGAAAAGTAAGCCAGCAGGAGATAATATTGAAGAACTCAGATTcacaagaataaaaaacattatttgccATATAGACCCATTTACTGTAGGTAAATAAAGAGGGCTGCGTGCGCACCCTGGCAACGGAAGTATGGCGGCTAGCAGTGGCTTGTCAAGCCATGCGGGTGCATTATCAGTAAAAGATCgcgaaaaatactttaaaaagatcACTTTAACAAATGGCAAGAGGCTCCCAGATCCCTGTACACTTACCGAACGGGACTATGACGTTAGTAAGTGGCCCAATATTCAGTGAcctgatatttatttgtatttagttgAAAAACCTAGAGTGTGCACTAGAGAGAAGCTGCGAGCATACACATCTATGGAGGCCTATGATTACGCAATTCGTGGACAGGTACAGGTGAGATACAAGGATACTGAcaaagagttttgtgttttgatgtctgaaatCCTACCCAGCCAAAGGCAAGGGCAGAAGACTACGATGTatgaggcatgggtgatcatcaacaaagtggagaactacatacacacagcaaactGTACCTTTATGGCGGCGACTCCAGCCGCTTTATTATTTATGTCCCCCTGTCACAACAGTCAACAGGGCTTTTATTAGTGGCTCTAATCATGTGGGAACCGACAGCTCGTCAGtatattttgcactgatttcactttatttgccaCAACAGAGCACACGCGTGCATTGTTGACGGTATCCTCCGTCCAATCCGCTGGCTTGATAGTCTGGAGCCACAGCCGCCTTCGGTTGCTCTGAAACGGCTGAGAGCCCATTGGCATGCGGTAGAACTTATGTCCCTCTTGAGCATTTCGGTTtgtacaaccaaaaacacaacagcctgACATTATGATGCCGACAGTTCAGTgttagcttttagttttgctacTCCGTGTGGTACGAACAATGCCAGGTAAATGATATGA
This region of Acanthochromis polyacanthus isolate Apoly-LR-REF ecotype Palm Island chromosome 4, KAUST_Apoly_ChrSc, whole genome shotgun sequence genomic DNA includes:
- the si:dkeyp-51f12.2 gene encoding uncharacterized protein si:dkeyp-51f12.2 codes for the protein MPSLHHGAIFMGAFLIVTGGSTAFLASYQSRLQAFSLCCVVLGVFLLILGLFWAMNSKSAVNYNHREYDSECPHYPYNDYTNYPALFSPPGGRFPESQSVFLPRTMERHRHGARGEDFDYPPMDSGGFSPTPHPPPWLGPPPPYEVAIKTTCSSTHLRRAYSDTHLATEPLFGQSREISFEV